The following proteins are encoded in a genomic region of Brachypodium distachyon strain Bd21 chromosome 1, Brachypodium_distachyon_v3.0, whole genome shotgun sequence:
- the LOC100830457 gene encoding 60S ribosomal protein L14-1, which produces MPFKRFVEIGRVALVNYGKDYGRLVVIVDVVDQNRALIDAPDMVRCQINFKRLSLTDIKIDIKRVPKKATLIKAMEEADVKNKWENSSWGKKLIVQKRRASLNDFDRFKVMLAKIKRGGAIRQELAKLKKEVAA; this is translated from the exons ATG CCGTTCAAGAGGTTTGTCGAGATCGGGCGGGTGGCCCTGGTGAACTACGGCAAGGACTACGGCCgcctcgtcgtcatcgtcgacGTCGTCGACCAGAACAGG GCACTCATCGACGCACCTGATATGGTCCGTTGCCAGATCAACTTCAAGCGCCTTTCTCTGACAGATATCAAGATCGATATCAAGCGTGTGCCCAAGAAGGCAACTTTGATTAAGGCAatggaggaagctg ATGTTAAGAACAAATGGGAAAATAGCTCATGGGGCAAGAAGCTAATTGTCCAGAAGAGGAGAGCATCCCTCAATGACTTCGACAGGTTTAAGGTCATGTTGGCCAAGATCAAG AGAGGAGGAGCTATCAGGCAAGAGCTTGCTAAGCTTAAAAAGGAGGTTGCTGCTTAG
- the LOC100826170 gene encoding syntaxin-121 gives MNNLFSSSWKRAGDGDLESGGVEMSAPPGAAAGASLDKFFEDVESIKDDLRDLDRIQRSLHDGNESGKSLHDASAVRALRARMDADAAAAIKKAKVVKLRLESLDRANAANRSVPGCGPGTSTDRTRTSVVAGLRKKLRDSMESFSALRARVSSEYRDTVARRYFTVTGAQPDEATLDTLAETGEGERFLQRAIAEQGQGRGEVMGVVAEIQERHGAVADLERSLLELHQVFNDMAVLVAAQGEQLDDIEGHVGRARSFVDRGREQLQVARKHQKSSRKWKFIAIGILLVIILVIVIPIVLKNTKNSSSSNNSNQPQQ, from the coding sequence ATGAACAACCTCTTCTCGAGCTCGTGGAAGCGCGCGGGCGACGGGGACCTGGAGTCCGGCGGGGTGGAGatgtcggcgccgccgggcgcggcggcgggggcgagcCTGGACAAGTTCTTCGAGGACGTGGAGTCCATCAAGGACGACCTCCGCGACCTGGACCGGATCCAGCGCTCCCTCCACGACGGCAACGAGTCGGGGAAATCCCTCCACGACGCCTCCGCCGTGCGCGCGCTCCgggcgcgcatggacgccgacgccgccgccgccatcaagaAGGCCAAGGTCGTCAAGCTACGCCTCGAGTCCCTCGACCGCGCCAACGCCGCCAACCGCTCCGTCCCCGGCTGCGGGCCCGGAACCTCCACCGACCGCACCCGCACCTccgtcgtcgccggcctcCGCAAGAAGCTCCGCGACTCCATGGAGTCCTTCTCGGCGCTCCGCGCCCGCGTCAGCTCCGAGTACCGCGACACCGTGGCCCGCCGCTACTTCACCGTCACGGGCGCCCAGCCGGACGAGGCGACGCTGGACACGCTGGCGGAGACGGGCGAAGGGGAGCGGTTCCTGCAGCGCGCCATCGCGGAGCAGGGGCAAGGGCGCGGCGAGGTCATGGGCGTGGTGGCCGAGATCCAGGAGCGGCACGGCGCCGTGGCCGACCTGGAGCGcagcctgctggagctccacCAGGTGTTCAACGACATGGCCGTGCTCGTGGCGGCGCAGGGGGAGCAGCTCGACGACATCGAGGGACACGTCGGCCGGGCAAGGTCCTTCGTCGACCGCGGCCGCGAGCAGCTGCAGGTGGCGCGCAAGCACCAGAAGAGCTCCCGGAAGTGGAAGTTCATCGCCATCGGCATCCTGTTAGTCATCATACTCGTCATCGTCATCCCCATCGTGCTCAAGAACACcaagaacagcagcagcagcaacaacagcaaccagccgcagcagtag